ACCACGGTATTCTTTTTTAATACGAATTTTATCACCTTCCATTCCATCCACAAAGGGTTGAACGGCACGGTTGTTAGCAATTTCTGTGATGAATCCTTTTTCATTGGAAATGATATACAATTCCCCGGATTCTTCTTTTACCAGTTTTACTTTTCCGTAACGAGAAATTTGTTCTCTCACTTCATTCATTACGTTCTTTGGAACGGAATAACGAGCAAACTTTGTTAATCCTTCAATGATCTCTTCGGCAGTCATTTTGATAGACGCTGCATTCCACAAAGAGAGTGGAGAGATGCGATAGGTATGCATATATTCCGGGCTTTTTTCAAGCTCTGCGAATTTGGCAATGAGGTCCCGACAGGCTTCAAATTCTGGGTTATCCACCTCAAGAAGCATTGTTTTATCACTTTGTACGGTGAGTGGCTTGGTCATGGTATTCCCTCTCAATTTAACCAGGCTGGGAAGAGAAACCGCCCTGTCAACTCATTTGATTTTAATAGATTTTCGATGTGTTTTCGACGTGTTTTTCAGGCAAATCCAGAATATTTGGAACAAAGTGGAGTAACCAACCGTCTAATCTTAGTTACTCTATACCTTTTCTATTATTTTTTTTAGATTGACTGATTTTGTTTTTATGGGCGTTCCCAATGGGATTTTAGTTTCCCACTCTAAATTTCCAAGGGTCAGGCTCACTCCGGGGTGCGCTTACGCTCCCGCCAGCTTCTCGTCGTTAGACGATCCGCTGGCCTTACGCCCTCCGGATCCTTAACGCTTCAAATAATCCTCTAAAATAGATTCATTGGCACCTGTTAGATGCATTCGGTCAGTGAGAAATTTCCGATATTCCCGGGCTCCCTTTTCTCCATAATAAAGACCCAAAATATGCCTAAGGATATGGTGCACTTTTCCCTCTTTTTTTAGGACAAGCCGAATATAAGAGATTAGTTCTGTAAGCACTTCTTCTCTAGAAAGAGGATTTTCCTTGGAACCAAAGTAAAATTGGTCCACTTCATGAAACAAAAATGGATTGTCGTAGGCGGCTCGCCCGATCATCACTCCATCTACTTTGGTTAGGTGCTCTTTAATTTCTGAATGGGTTTTAATTCCCCCATTGATCGTGATGGTTAAACTAGGAAAATCTTCTTTTAATTGGTATACGTCTTGATAACGGAGAGGCGGAACCGTTCGATTTTCTTTGGGTGAAAGTCCTTCTAAAATTGCAATCCTTGCATGTACGATACAATGGTCGACCCCTGCATCTTTGATTTTAGATACAAAATGGTATAAATCTTCGTATGTTTCTTTTCCATTCACACCAATCCGGTGTTTGACGGTCACAGGGATTTTGACCTTTGCTTTACAAGAAGAAACCATCTCCGCCACAAGGTTTGGTTCTTTCATAAGACAGGCACCGAAACTGCCACTTTGTACTCGGTCCGAAGGACAACCTACATTCAAATTGATTTCGTTATACCCACAGCTTTCCCCAATTTTGGCACATTCAGCAAGTGCCAAAGGAGAATCTCCACCTAACTGAAGTGCAATGGGATGTTCTTCTTTTGAAAAATCGAGATATCGATGGTTGTCTTTTCCACGAAGAATGGCACCTGTGGTCACCATCTCCGTATAGAGTAACGCGTGTTTGGAGATAATCCGCATAAAAAAGCGGAAATACCTGTCGGTCCAGTCCATCATCGGGGCAACAGAAATGCGGTACGATGGAACGGGACTTGTCAAAAAAATTCTCCTATGCTTCTTGCGGGTGTTCCTCTCTGGATGGAAGGCTTAAAACAGAAGCGATTTCTGTGGGAACCCCTCTATGGATTTCTTCAGAAGCAATTACTGCAAAGTTCCTGGGGGGTAGTTCCTTTGTCAAAAAGAATGCAAAGGCTTGTCTTAGGTATCTAGAAACCACAAAGATCAGGAACCTGTTCTCATCCAAAGCCTTTTGTAATTCGTTATATACCGATTCCAAAATTCTCACACGAACATCATGAGGCAGGATGATGAGTTTACTTCCATCCGTTTCATCTAGAGTGATACTTTTATTCATACGATCAATGATCCGTGGATCAATGGTGACCACATGTAACTTTCCATCTGGTGAAAGGAAGTCATTGATGATTTGGCGAGATAATGCTTGTCTAACATGTTCTGCTAAATCAAAAGGATTGTTGGTTCGTGGAAGATGATTTGCAATGGCATCCATAATTTTTGGAAGGTTTTTAATCGACAATCCTTCTGCCAAAAGATTCTGCAAGGTTTGTTGGATGATCCCAAGGCGACCTTGTTTATCGTAATCCAATTCTCCCACAAGAGTGGGATGAGTTTGACGTAAATGTTCAAGAAGGGCTTTCACCTCTTCTCTTCCAAGGAGTTGCGAAGCATAATTAGAAATCAGTTCTTTTAAATGAGTGATGATGACCGTAGATGGATCCACGACCGAATAACCTTTGTTCTCTACTTCAATTTTATCATTTGGATCAATCCAAGTGGCTTTCAATCCAAAGGCTGGCTCCGTAAAAGGTTCACCCACAATGGCTTCCAAATTACGTGCTGTATTGTTCATAGCCATCAAACGGTCTGCTCGCACTGCAGATTGTCCAACAACCACTCCATTGATTCGAATACTATAATTATCGTGAGGGATTTCTAAATTGTCTATGATTCGAATGGCTGGGATCACGAGTCCAAAATCGATTGCAAATTTTTTGCGTGTGTTCGCAATTTGCTCCAGTAAATGTCCACCTGACGAAGCGTCAACTAACGGCAGTAAATCGCGGCCAAGTTCCACCTGAATGGCTTCGACAGAAATTTCTTTGATATAATTCTCTGGTTTTTTTTCTTGGACTTTTTCCTGGGCAACGTTTTCAATTTTTTTGATTTCTTCTTTTGCCACTTGTTCAATAGAATATCCCAAATAACCAATGGCTCCCGCTAAAAAGAGTAGTGAGAAAAATGGCAGTCCAGGGATCAAACTAGAAAGACCAAGGGCTCCTGAAACCACATACAGAGTTTTTGCGTTTCCAAAAAGTTGATCTTTGATTTCCACTGTGAGTTTTTTTTCTGAACTCGAACGTGTGACAATGATACCGGTTGCAGTTGTCGATAGTAATCCTGGGATTTGCGAAACAAGTCCATCCCCAATCGTAAACTTTCCATACGTTTCTATCGAAGCAAGAAAGGACTCTCCACGAATTGTGGAACCAATCAATATTCCACCGAGTAAGTTGATAGCGGTGATGATTAATCCCGCTCTTACATCCCCTTGTACGAACTTCGATGCTCCATCCATAGCCCCATAAAAATCAACTTCACGTTGGACTTTTTTTCGTTTTACCTTTGCCTCTGCTTCAGTGATCGCACCACTATTAAGTTCCATATCAATGGACATTTGTTTTTGTGGTAATCCATCGAGTGTAAACCTTGCTGCCACTTCCGAGATCCGTGTCGCACCTTTTGTGATGACTAACACCTGTACAATGGTAAGAATAATAAAGATAATCAGACCAACAACATACTTACCAAGTCCCGATTCTCCACCCACCACAAAGGTTCCAAATGCTTCAATGACACTGGAATTCATTGCAGGGCCTTTGGATAAAATTTGTCTTGTTGTTGATACGTTTAGTGCTAATCGAAATAACGTGGTGATCAGTAGGATACTAGGAAAAATCGAAAATTCACTGGGTTCCGTTACTGACAAAGCAGTCATGAGGATCAGGAGCCCGAGTCCAATACTCACAACAATGAGAATGTCTAAGACAAAGCCCGGCAGCGGGACAATCAACATTCCCAAAATCAGAAGTGTTCCCACTCCTAATATCAAATCGGATTGTTTGAGTATATCTCTAAAGTTCATTTGCTTATGCCATTCCTACTTTTTTTTTAAACTTCTCAAGAGTGATAAGGATTTGCACCACTGCTTGAAAGAACTCTTGCGGGATTTCTTCTCCCACTTCCACTTGCGCATATAAAAGGCGTGCTTGTTTAGGGCTTTCAACGATCGGAACATCATTTTCGCGAGCGATCCTTCGTATTTCTAATGCTAGGCGATTCTCTCCTTTCGCAATCACACGAGGTGCAGAATCCCTTCCCATTTCATAGGATAGTGCTACTGAATAATGTGTGGGGTTGGTTATGACAACGTCAGCCTTTGGAACTTCACGAAGCATATTCCCCTGCATCATGTCACGTGCGAGTTGCATCCTACGATTTTTCATCACAGGATCCCCTGAATCTTCTTTCATTTCACGTTTCGCTTCCGAAGGCGTTTGTTTTAATGATTCTTCAAATTCAGACTTTTGAAAAAAGAAATCAGCAACGGCAATCCCCAAAAGCAAAAGTCCTACCGCCATCATAATCTTAAATCCAGAATAGGTGATAAGGGAAATTGCCTGCATCATACCCATATTTCCCGTCAAAAGGACTTTTAGAAAATCTCCGGAAATTAAAATATAACTAATCACTCCGATTAACACTACTTTTGCGAGCGACTTCACTAAATTAAACAATGTTTGGCGATTCGGCAATACACGTTTAAAGTTAGGTGTGATACGGTCAAAACGAAAAGACAAAGCTCTCGGTGAAAACATAAACCCAACTTGAACCACATTTCCAACAACTGCAAAGACAAGAGTAATCGCAAGAACAGGCCAAAGCAGGTTAAAAAAATCACGGGATACACCAGAGAGAATCACCCGGAACTCTTCAGCCCCAAACCGGTCTAGTTTCATTCCCATAGGCAGGTATTTTTTGATAAAAATTGCAGTATTTCTAATAAATGTATCACCTAGAATAAACAATACGCCAGTTCCACCTAACAGAACCAAAGTAGAAGCAACTTCGTTTGATTTAGGTACATTCCCTTTCTCTTTTTCTTCTCGCCTACGACGTTCACTTGGTGGTTCCGTTCTCCCTTCGTCAGCAGCAGCAAAGAGTTGGAGTTGGATTTCATAGTATCCAGTGGAAAAAAAAGCGGAAGTTGACAGAGTTTTTATATGCGACTCAGGTTTTGAATTGATAGAAAAAATTTCTAATCCACCAAACAATGATCTGACCCAAGAAAAAAATTCGATCTTTTCATTACCCAATACATTTTTAATACAATCTTTCATAGGTTTGGCCACTCCCGAATGAGTAAACTCGCCTTATCCATAGAAATTTGAATCCCTTGTACCATTTGTGTTGCAATAAAAGTTAGAGTTGCAATGAGAGTAAGAGTTCCAATAAATACTTTGAGTGGGAAAGACATGGACATCACATTCATTTGTTGTGCTGCTTTCCCCATTAGGCCTTCTGCAAGTGAAACCAAAAACAAAATTCCCATCACAGGTAATGCAATTTTAAAAGCCACCACAAACATAGCACCAATGGCTTCTTCCATCAAACGATACAAACCAGCATTTACCTTCCCAGTGAAAGAAATGATTTTAATTTTTTCAAAGGAATATGCCAGTGTTTCAATGAGAAACCGGTGGGCACCAATAACAAGAAAGAGAGCTGTTGCCATTAAGTTTTTCATAGTACCAATGGCAGGGAGTGAATTTTGTGTGACTGGATCTAAAATCTCCGTATATCCAAATCCAATTTGGTTGTTAAAAAATTCCCCTGCCATTTGGAAGGCAGCAAACACAAGTGAGACGAGAAATCCAATAAACACACCAACTAACATTTCCGATATTATCAGAATCCCGAAATTGACCATATGGCCGGGGACAGGTGGCATATACGTTGCTACAACAGGATAAACAATCAGCGAAACCATAAAAGAAAAGATCATTCGAAGTGAAAAATTGATCGATTCTGATGAGAAAAAAGGTGCAACAAGGAAAAGTCCGAGCAGTCGAACTAAGACAAAGAGAAAAGATTGAAAGTGTAAAACAAATGGTTCCATATCATATCTTTTCTATCATAAAAAAAATTTCACGAGTATAGTCTGTCATCACTCGAACCATCCATGCCGAAAAAAAAACAATCACGGCAAAAATAGAAACAAGTTTTGGTACAAAAGCTATAGTTGGTTCTTGGATAGAGGTAGTTGTTTGCAGGATACCAACAATTAGTCCGACTACAAGTGCAGTAATCAGGATGGGACTAGATATTTTTAATGTGACTATGAATGCTTCTCGGAGTAAATTGACTACATCGACTTCTGTCATTTGTAACTCCTTACAAGCTCTAAAACAAGCAAGTTCCATCCATCAATCAGAATAAAGAGAATCAGTTTTAGTGGCAGTGAAATCATCACCGGCGGCAACATCATAAAACCCATAGCAAGAAGTGCAGATGCAACAATCAAATCGATCACGATAAACGGAATGAAGATATAAATACCAATAATAAAAGCCTTTTTGATTTCACTTAACATAAAAGCGGGAACCAAAACATAGGAAGGTACATCTTCAAAGGATTTTACATTTTGAACTTTCCCAATTTTCAGAAACAAAGCAACATCCTTTGTTCCATCTTTTCCCAATTGGCGAATCATAAATTGGCGAAGATGTTTCATAGATCCTTCCATCATCGCCGTTTGGTCAATTTTTCCATTTAAGTATGGTTGGAGGGCTTCATCATTCACCTTACCAATGGTAGGTGCCATAATAAAAAAAGTAACAAAAAGGGCAAGACCCATCATCACTTGGTTTGGTGGTAAGTTTTGTAAAGAAAGTGCTCGTCTCACAAAATCAAACACAATCACCACCTTCGTAAACGAAGTGACACTCATCACAATTGCCGGTGCCAACGAAAGAATGGTCACAAGGAAAAGGATCATCAGAGACAAACTTGTTTCTTTTGGACCTTTCGCCTCATTTACATTAAACGATAAATTCGGAATAGGAATTCTTGTTCCTTTATCTTGGGCCATAAGCCCAGTAAACCCACCCGCAGTGATTAGAAACAGAATCCCAATGAGAAAAATAATTGATTTATGTCTCTTAAGGAAGGATAAAAAACGGAATTTCACGACTCCCCTCCTTCCAACAATTCACGGTGTTTGCGTAGGCGCTCCAGTCCTTCTTTCGCTTTCCTTTGGATCTCTGCTGCCCCATCAAATTCCAAACTTTCCATCTTCGAAGGGTTGATGCGAATTTTTCTTTGTGCTTTGCTTTGTAAACTTTCGAGGACAGTTTCCAAAAAATTAGGAACGTACGGGTCCGCTTCCTCTTTCATTTTTTGAATTTGTGATTTTTCGTCGGGTGCTGTCACTTCAGTGAGTAAACTCACAGATCCATCAGCGACACCTAACACAAGCGTACGACCGCCCACTTCGACAATTTGAACTGATTGTGTAGCAGAAAGTGACAAACTAGACAAAACTTTCATAAACCCTTTGACAGGATATTTTGCCGACTTTGTTTTTTGCATTTGCAAGATGAGAAAATATCCTGCACCCACTAAAATACTTAAAATAAATAAAATTTTTAGTAAAATCCAAGTGGCAGAAGGGGAATCATCCGGATTTTCTGCATATCGCTCTTGGATTAGATTAGTTTCTTCGTTCCCTCTAGGAACCTCTCCCACATTCGTTTTGTTAGTGTTAGATGGTCCTTCAAACCTAGGTGGAGAATTTGAATTATTGGCATCGGCAGGTTTAGATTTGGAATCACCCAATTCCTGGCGAAGGATTTGGTCCAATTCCTTAGTTTCTGCATTTTGAGAAAAAAGAGGAGAAACAAAAAATACGAGAATCAGGCAAAAGTACATAACTTGCCCCTTTCGTTTTTGTGGCCTCTCGGTTTTACGAATCATTTTTCGCCTTTGAGTCTATCGGTTGGACTTACAATATCGGTAACACGAACCCCAAAGTTTTCATCGATGACCACAACCTCACCTTTCGCGATGAGTTTGCCGTTTACAAGTAAATCCACTGGCTCACCAGCTAACTTATCTAGTTCGATGATGGAACCTTCACCCAAACCCAAAATATCTTTGATGTACATTTTGGTTCTTCCAAGTTCCACTGTTAGTGCCATTTGCACATCCATGAGGAGGTTGAGGTTTGTTTGTCCCGGGCCACCACCTGCTGTCGCAAGAGATGGAAAATTAACACCTTTGATTCCAACAGACCCTTGGCCGCCACCCATTCCCATATTGGGTTGCATGTTGACGTTCATTCCGCCGGACTGTTGTTGTTGTTTTTGGCCACCACCCTTTTGGATATCCAAAACGGAATTTGCCATAGACAATGCGATTACATAATATACTTTAAAAGAACCTACTCCATCAATATTCAAACTGAGAGAGGTTTTCACCAAATTGCTGTCATCTGGTAGTTGTAAATCACGGCCTGAATTCACCAACGCAATCTCTGGTGGGCTACCGGACATGGTGCCACCAAGTTTCATTCCGATTTGTGCTGTCACAGTTCCAAGAATTGGTGACAAGGAATCTTTTAAAGTTTGGAGTTGTGCATTGTCTAGTTGGCCTGGAGGAGTCATTCCACCCATCATCACACCAGCAATTTTTGCAGCGTTTTCTTGCGCCATAATGAGGCAAACTCGTCCCGCCAAACTTCCGCTAATGGTGGAGAATAAACTAACGGATTTTGTTCCAAGTTCCTTTTGAATGTCAGCTGAGGAGCTCGATTCGGTGGCAGGGTTCATAAAACGAGTGTTTTTTGCCAAGATCGTGCCAAGTGTGTTCCCCGCCACCTGGAATGCAGAGCCGATCACATCAGAAATAATGTCGCGGTCAATTGGAGATAGGTTGTCCGATGACGAACTTGCGGCGCCACTTAAGGAAGAGAGGTCGAATGTATCATCCGCACCTTGTAGTAATGCGTCTATCTCGTCTTGTGAGAGTGAACCTTCACCCATACCCTTATATCTCCGGAAAACTTAGGATAATGAGACATAATATGAATCTTTTTGTCACTCAGTTTTTTTCCGAATTGACAAAAAGTAAAAAGATCAGTCGAATGCGCTGGCAAATCCATCCGAATAGGCACGGAGGTTGTCATACGAGTAAATTCCCGTGTTGTGGTAGTCACTCCAAACTATGGAAATCGCATAACGACCCACTTTAGTCCAAGAAAGCAGTTTGATGGACTGGATATGTCCAGTGGCATCTCCGACTTTCCCACCATGCCCACCCCGACAAGTGGCACAAGGGCATTTTTTACGCAGGTCAAGAAGGGAATACTTTGACCCATGGCCATCCTTCCATTCGATATAAAGCGAATCATCATCGAAGGAAATTTCTTTCGGGAAGGTGGCAAGCTGCGAATTCGACATTTTTAAGGTTTCACCGGGAGTTTTGTCGTTTTGGAACGAAAATTTCCAACGGTAGTTCCATACTGAATTTTGTCACCGAGGGTTATGTTTGTCAAGTCTATGGTGTCATTTTCGAATACAAGAATGACTGTGGATCCCATTTCAAAACGTCCGAGTTCCGACCCTTTCTCAATCATGATCGATACGTCTTTGTAATGGTGTTCCTTTGCAAAACGAATCCAGTTGTTTGTTACAATTTTATTGTCATACGTAACACGAATTTTACCAACGTTAGACGCACCAACTTTGATAACAGCTATTTTGCCGTATTCCGTTTGTAAGAAAGTGATGAGCCTTTCGTTTTTTGGAAAAAGCCCTCGGATATTGAGAACCGCTAAATCGTTCACAGGGAAAAGTTTCCCTGGTTCATAATAGTATCCTAAAATTTGCCCAGCAAAAGGACTATGGATGCGGTGATAATCTTGCGGAGATAAATAAAAGGTGATGTATTTACCATTTGTGAAAAATGGATAATACTTTTCGGAACCTAACAATTCTTTTACGGAGTAATCAATCCCTTTTGCTTGGATGATAGTTGATTGACTGATATTACCAAAACTTGTGATTTTAGAATCTGTAGGAGAAACCACGGCGTTGGCAGCTGAATCAATGATCCTAGCTTCTGCACGAAGGGCACGAGTAAAAAATTGATTGAGAGATGCGTATTCTTTAATCTCAAGTTCTGCTTCGCTCAAATTAATTTTGTATGCCTTTGCAAATGCCTTTAAGATGGGAATCATCATAAATCTTGGCATCTTAAACATGGAGAAGTATCCAAACAGTTTGGAAATCAGGTTTTTAGGTAGTAAGGTCAAAAACAAAAGGTAAATGTCTTTGAAAATTTCGTAACGAGCACCTGATTCAGAAAGGTATTTTTTTAATTCAAAATTGGCAGATTTACCAAGTAACATTAGAGAAACTAACAAAGGCACACTGGTGATGACTGCCGCAATGTAACCCCAGTGCATAACAAAAATAAAAACTTCGATTCCATATTTTACATAAAGATAAGCAAAACCGAGAGTTGATCCAATAAACAACATTCGAAAAAAATTGGAAAACTTTTCACCAAATACATAAAATGCATTTTGTTCTCCACTATAAAACCAACCAGCGAGGCTCAGAATACCAAAACAAAGAAAGGAAATAAAAAATAAAATAGCTGGGATCGAATCCTTGTGTTCCAAAATCCGATCGGGGAAAGAAAGGATTGTTTCTAAATTGACTGCACCATAAGAATACAAAACAAAACCAACGAGTGTTGCCATAACAAAACCTTCAAAGAAGGAAGCAAGCATACTCACTAAC
The nucleotide sequence above comes from Leptospira harrisiae. Encoded proteins:
- the dusA gene encoding tRNA dihydrouridine(20/20a) synthase DusA, with the protein product MTSPVPSYRISVAPMMDWTDRYFRFFMRIISKHALLYTEMVTTGAILRGKDNHRYLDFSKEEHPIALQLGGDSPLALAECAKIGESCGYNEINLNVGCPSDRVQSGSFGACLMKEPNLVAEMVSSCKAKVKIPVTVKHRIGVNGKETYEDLYHFVSKIKDAGVDHCIVHARIAILEGLSPKENRTVPPLRYQDVYQLKEDFPSLTITINGGIKTHSEIKEHLTKVDGVMIGRAAYDNPFLFHEVDQFYFGSKENPLSREEVLTELISYIRLVLKKEGKVHHILRHILGLYYGEKGAREYRKFLTDRMHLTGANESILEDYLKR
- a CDS encoding flagellar biosynthesis protein FlhA; its protein translation is MNFRDILKQSDLILGVGTLLILGMLIVPLPGFVLDILIVVSIGLGLLILMTALSVTEPSEFSIFPSILLITTLFRLALNVSTTRQILSKGPAMNSSVIEAFGTFVVGGESGLGKYVVGLIIFIILTIVQVLVITKGATRISEVAARFTLDGLPQKQMSIDMELNSGAITEAEAKVKRKKVQREVDFYGAMDGASKFVQGDVRAGLIITAINLLGGILIGSTIRGESFLASIETYGKFTIGDGLVSQIPGLLSTTATGIIVTRSSSEKKLTVEIKDQLFGNAKTLYVVSGALGLSSLIPGLPFFSLLFLAGAIGYLGYSIEQVAKEEIKKIENVAQEKVQEKKPENYIKEISVEAIQVELGRDLLPLVDASSGGHLLEQIANTRKKFAIDFGLVIPAIRIIDNLEIPHDNYSIRINGVVVGQSAVRADRLMAMNNTARNLEAIVGEPFTEPAFGLKATWIDPNDKIEVENKGYSVVDPSTVIITHLKELISNYASQLLGREEVKALLEHLRQTHPTLVGELDYDKQGRLGIIQQTLQNLLAEGLSIKNLPKIMDAIANHLPRTNNPFDLAEHVRQALSRQIINDFLSPDGKLHVVTIDPRIIDRMNKSITLDETDGSKLIILPHDVRVRILESVYNELQKALDENRFLIFVVSRYLRQAFAFFLTKELPPRNFAVIASEEIHRGVPTEIASVLSLPSREEHPQEA
- a CDS encoding EscU/YscU/HrcU family type III secretion system export apparatus switch protein, producing the protein MKDCIKNVLGNEKIEFFSWVRSLFGGLEIFSINSKPESHIKTLSTSAFFSTGYYEIQLQLFAAADEGRTEPPSERRRREEKEKGNVPKSNEVASTLVLLGGTGVLFILGDTFIRNTAIFIKKYLPMGMKLDRFGAEEFRVILSGVSRDFFNLLWPVLAITLVFAVVGNVVQVGFMFSPRALSFRFDRITPNFKRVLPNRQTLFNLVKSLAKVVLIGVISYILISGDFLKVLLTGNMGMMQAISLITYSGFKIMMAVGLLLLGIAVADFFFQKSEFEESLKQTPSEAKREMKEDSGDPVMKNRRMQLARDMMQGNMLREVPKADVVITNPTHYSVALSYEMGRDSAPRVIAKGENRLALEIRRIARENDVPIVESPKQARLLYAQVEVGEEIPQEFFQAVVQILITLEKFKKKVGMA
- the fliR gene encoding flagellar biosynthetic protein FliR, producing the protein MEPFVLHFQSFLFVLVRLLGLFLVAPFFSSESINFSLRMIFSFMVSLIVYPVVATYMPPVPGHMVNFGILIISEMLVGVFIGFLVSLVFAAFQMAGEFFNNQIGFGYTEILDPVTQNSLPAIGTMKNLMATALFLVIGAHRFLIETLAYSFEKIKIISFTGKVNAGLYRLMEEAIGAMFVVAFKIALPVMGILFLVSLAEGLMGKAAQQMNVMSMSFPLKVFIGTLTLIATLTFIATQMVQGIQISMDKASLLIREWPNL
- the fliQ gene encoding flagellar biosynthesis protein FliQ, coding for MTEVDVVNLLREAFIVTLKISSPILITALVVGLIVGILQTTTSIQEPTIAFVPKLVSIFAVIVFFSAWMVRVMTDYTREIFFMIEKI
- the fliP gene encoding flagellar type III secretion system pore protein FliP (The bacterial flagellar biogenesis protein FliP forms a type III secretion system (T3SS)-type pore required for flagellar assembly.), with the protein product MKFRFLSFLKRHKSIIFLIGILFLITAGGFTGLMAQDKGTRIPIPNLSFNVNEAKGPKETSLSLMILFLVTILSLAPAIVMSVTSFTKVVIVFDFVRRALSLQNLPPNQVMMGLALFVTFFIMAPTIGKVNDEALQPYLNGKIDQTAMMEGSMKHLRQFMIRQLGKDGTKDVALFLKIGKVQNVKSFEDVPSYVLVPAFMLSEIKKAFIIGIYIFIPFIVIDLIVASALLAMGFMMLPPVMISLPLKLILFILIDGWNLLVLELVRSYK
- a CDS encoding FliO/MopB family protein, with amino-acid sequence MYFCLILVFFVSPLFSQNAETKELDQILRQELGDSKSKPADANNSNSPPRFEGPSNTNKTNVGEVPRGNEETNLIQERYAENPDDSPSATWILLKILFILSILVGAGYFLILQMQKTKSAKYPVKGFMKVLSSLSLSATQSVQIVEVGGRTLVLGVADGSVSLLTEVTAPDEKSQIQKMKEEADPYVPNFLETVLESLQSKAQRKIRINPSKMESLEFDGAAEIQRKAKEGLERLRKHRELLEGGES
- the fliN gene encoding flagellar motor switch protein FliN encodes the protein MGEGSLSQDEIDALLQGADDTFDLSSLSGAASSSSDNLSPIDRDIISDVIGSAFQVAGNTLGTILAKNTRFMNPATESSSSADIQKELGTKSVSLFSTISGSLAGRVCLIMAQENAAKIAGVMMGGMTPPGQLDNAQLQTLKDSLSPILGTVTAQIGMKLGGTMSGSPPEIALVNSGRDLQLPDDSNLVKTSLSLNIDGVGSFKVYYVIALSMANSVLDIQKGGGQKQQQQSGGMNVNMQPNMGMGGGQGSVGIKGVNFPSLATAGGGPGQTNLNLLMDVQMALTVELGRTKMYIKDILGLGEGSIIELDKLAGEPVDLLVNGKLIAKGEVVVIDENFGVRVTDIVSPTDRLKGEK
- a CDS encoding DUF971 domain-containing protein; protein product: MSNSQLATFPKEISFDDDSLYIEWKDGHGSKYSLLDLRKKCPCATCRGGHGGKVGDATGHIQSIKLLSWTKVGRYAISIVWSDYHNTGIYSYDNLRAYSDGFASAFD
- the asd gene encoding archaetidylserine decarboxylase (Phosphatidylserine decarboxylase is synthesized as a single chain precursor. Generation of the pyruvoyl active site from a Ser is coupled to cleavage of a Gly-Ser bond between the larger (beta) and smaller (alpha chains). It is an integral membrane protein.), which produces METLFQNGSTFNLILGSDILSPYFYLILIASVYLSFRLGFPQIRFLFLALKILTGNMDFKGSKGQLVHSQAFFAGIGSSLLAGSVIGTALAIAYGGIGVLFWIWVMSLLVMPIRFVSSTLAVKFRNQLPSGRYLSGPMYFIEKALRAKWLAVAFSLASLVTVLLFGGIFPYVGLTYITKEGLSLSGLSGPISISVILLFIVIGGVRRVGRAASILAPIGIILFIFGYVSLFSGGMVSFFGFLSDVTKEAFSIKALQGGGAFGILRGLSVSLSTFFLSTETAVGKSSGIAGVVRTDYAAKQGLVSMLASFFEGFVMATLVGFVLYSYGAVNLETILSFPDRILEHKDSIPAILFFISFLCFGILSLAGWFYSGEQNAFYVFGEKFSNFFRMLFIGSTLGFAYLYVKYGIEVFIFVMHWGYIAAVITSVPLLVSLMLLGKSANFELKKYLSESGARYEIFKDIYLLFLTLLPKNLISKLFGYFSMFKMPRFMMIPILKAFAKAYKINLSEAELEIKEYASLNQFFTRALRAEARIIDSAANAVVSPTDSKITSFGNISQSTIIQAKGIDYSVKELLGSEKYYPFFTNGKYITFYLSPQDYHRIHSPFAGQILGYYYEPGKLFPVNDLAVLNIRGLFPKNERLITFLQTEYGKIAVIKVGASNVGKIRVTYDNKIVTNNWIRFAKEHHYKDVSIMIEKGSELGRFEMGSTVILVFENDTIDLTNITLGDKIQYGTTVGNFRSKTTKLPVKP